A window from Plasmodium cynomolgi strain B DNA, chromosome 7, whole genome shotgun sequence encodes these proteins:
- a CDS encoding thiamin pyrophosphokinase 1 (putative), whose product MKRSFFNVRTKVSVHLSGNARAINQTNRARIFTNISARWYRPSGDTKELRSAHFSCMRSSKEGSHIVHDLDFMKCILLNDERKWGKESAPGEIKTESPPQSKIITIVLNNTICAHSAKIIANSDILICADGGANRLYNWCQSLAKERSARDKQSSRKGEEDKNTALNAWHPNECSQHVYGRHTIADLFNMPVEETKKGMKCPTEIVPHIICGDFDSINAHVYSYYKNKSVIFEKCANQENTDLDKCIDVIRGHIRKNDKILILGATGNRFDHTCANISCLYKNASLNSLYLIGENNFLFLLQKGGHSIHLSPDVFYKGCGILPIGSKCTIKTEGLKYNLNDECLSFDTLISSSNEVVQREVKIFTDSPVVWSAQLRGVGAIHNIW is encoded by the exons atgaaaaggagttTCTTCAACGTGCGCACGAAAGTGAGTGTGCACCTAAGTGGTAATGCCAGGGCGATCAACCAGACCAATCGCGCGAGAATATTTACGAACATAAGCGCAAGGTGGTACCGCCCATCAGGGGACACGAAAGAGTTACGTTCTGCCCACTTCAGTTGCATGAGGAGCTCAAAGGAAGGAAGCCATATTGTGCATGATCTTGATTTTATGAAATGCATTTTGCTAAATGATGAAAGGAAGTGGGGCAAAGAGTCCGCCCCAGGGGAGATAAAAACAGAATCACCCCCCCAGTCCAAAATAATCACCATCGTCCTGAACAACACGATTTGCGCCCATTCGGCCAAAATTATTGCCAACTCGGATATATTAATATGCGCCGATGGGGGTGCCAACAGGCTGTACAACTGGTGTCAGTCGCTAGCCAAGGAGAGAAGCGCAAGAGATAAGCAAAGTTCACggaaaggggaggaagacaaAAACACAGCGCTGAATGCATGGCACCCAAATGAGTGTTCGCAGCACGTGTATGGACGACACACCATTGCTGATTTATTCAACATGCCAgtggaagaaacaaaaaaggggatgaaATGCCCCACCGAAATAGTACCACACATAATTTGTGGCGACTTTGATAGCAtaaatgcacatgtgtacagCTACTACAAAAACAAGTCAGTCATATTCGAGAAGTGCGCGAACCAGGAGAATACAGACCTTGATAAATGCATCGACGTGATACGAGGACACATCCGCAAGAATgacaaaatattaattttaggCGCCACAGGAAACAGGTTTGACCACACGTGTGCAAATATTTCTTGCCTATACAAAAATGCTTCCCTAAATAGTCTGTACTTAATTGGGGAGAATAACTTCCTCTTTTTGCTCCAGAAAGGAGGTCACAGTATACACCTAAGTCCGGACGTCTTTTACAAAGGCTGCGGCATTTTACCCATTGGCTCCAAGTGTACAATTAAAACGGAAGGGCTGAAGTACAATTTGAATGATGAATGTCTCAGCTTCGATACGCTCATCAGTTCGTCAAATGAAGTTGTCCAAAGGgaggtaaaaatttttaccgATTCTCCCGTGGTTTGGAGTGCCCAGTTAAGGGGGGTTGGGG ctaTTCATAACATTTGGTGA